The following are encoded in a window of Amaranthus tricolor cultivar Red isolate AtriRed21 chromosome 2, ASM2621246v1, whole genome shotgun sequence genomic DNA:
- the LOC130805819 gene encoding uncharacterized protein LOC130805819, giving the protein MASGSEDEIEGAWYYGSSQYDPQSSLESEKEPTDMVEQQEEEHNHHKPRLSSEMRHLIFQDMISMRTTDSLPYGTFQRIAEKFGYHHRTIRNLWKRAIQSKERVVVPPNILESTPMGERTSIRDVASCLDLAPSTVWRLIKRGKIKVHSNPLHPALTDANKLRRVEWIMSVIQEDSIQRHQIYKGMFDFIHIDEKWFYLTKKTQRVSLAHKEKISYRAAKSSKFIPKAMFLGAVARPRWSPHGQCTFDRKIGIFPFINRVAAVRDSKNRPRGSIEIKPTELVTQEVYRNMLIQNLIPTILRKWPNEGPSIIFIQQDNARVHITNEDPIWKHHNKQGGLTFILTQQSPNSPDCIILDLGFFRSIQSLMHKKMPKNMTELISAIDDAYHHLNEILKVKGCNDYVQPHFGKKVEEDNGKLRIQVRILTQLLREAVAFVNQNRNQQASQTVAENKDVTQSSNTIQEAYDQAIEETQG; this is encoded by the exons ATGGCTTCAGGAAGTGAGGACGAAATCGAGGGGGCATGGTATTATGGATCAAGCCAATATGATCCTCAATCAAGCTTAGAATCAGAGAAAGAACCGACAGACATGGTTGAGCAACAAGAAGAAGAACACAATCATCATAAGCCAAGGCTCAGTAGTGAGATGAGGCATTTAATATTTCAAGATATGATCTCAATGCGAACAACCGACTCATTACCTTATGGAACATTTCAAAGAATTGCAGAAAAATTTGGTTATCATCATAgaaccataagaaatttatggAAAAGGGCAATacaatcaaaagaa AGAGTTGTGGTGCCTCCAAACATTCTAGAATCTACACCGATGGGGGAACGTACAAGTATAAGAGATGTTGCAAGTTGTTTAGACTTGGCACCATCGACCGTTTGGAGGTTAATTAAAAGAGGTAAAATTAAGGTACATTCAAATCCTCTTCACCCGGCTTTAACCGATGCCAATAAATTGAGAAGGGTGGAGTGGATTATGAGTGTCATCCAAGAAGATAGCATTCAAAGACATCAAATATACAAGGGAATGTTTGATTTCATTCACATCGATGAGAAATGGTTTTATTTGACCAAAAAAACTCAAAGAGTTTCCCTTGCACACAAAGAGAAGATCTCGTATAGGGCAGCAAAGTCATCTAAGTTTATACCGAAGGCCATGTTCCTAGGGGCGGTTGCTAGGCCAAGATGGAGTCCACACGGTCAATGCACGTTTGATAGGAAAATAGGAATTTTCCCCTTTATTAACAGGGTTGCAGCCGTGAGGGACTCGAAGAATAGGCCTAGGGGGTCAATTGAAATTAAGCCAACAGAATTGGTCACTCAAGAAGTTTATAGAAACATGCTCATCCAAAATCTCATTCCGACAATACTAAGAAAGTGGCCAAATGAAGGCccttcaatcattttcattcaacaaGACAATGCAAGAGTGCACATTACAAATGAAGATCCAATATGGAAACATCACAACAAGCAAGGTGGGTTAACCTTCATTCTTACACAACAATCCCCTAATAGTCCAGATTGTATCATCTTGGACTTGGGTTTCTTTAGAAGCATTCAATCATTAATGCATAAGAAAATGCCAAAGAATATGACAGAGTTGATTAGTGCAATTGACGATGCATAT CACCACTTAAATGAGATATTGAAGGTTAAGGGATGTAATGACTACGTCCAACCTCATTTTGGTAAAAAAGTTGAAGAAGATAATGGGAAGCTTAGAATTCAAGTTCGAATTCTGACACAGCTACTTAGGGAAGCTGTTGCTTTTGTGAATCAAAACAGAAATCAGCAAGCATCACAAACAGTAGCAGAGAATAAAGATGTGACACAATCATCCAATACAATACAAGAAGCATATGATCAAGCAATCGAGGAGACACAAGGATGA